A genomic stretch from Vulpes lagopus strain Blue_001 chromosome 11, ASM1834538v1, whole genome shotgun sequence includes:
- the EVX2 gene encoding homeobox even-skipped homolog protein 2: MMERIRKEMILMERGLHSPTAGKRFSNLSDSAGNAVLEALENSQHPARLSPRLPSAPLHGALGDLPAKGKFEIDTLFNLQHPGSESTVSSEIASAAEGRKKPGHYSEAAAEADMSSDVEVGCSALRSPGGLAAAPLKENNGKGYAESGSAAGTTTSASGSGLGSLHGGGGGGGGGGGGAALGGSGSGADQVRRYRTAFTREQIARLEKEFYRENYVSRPRRCELAAALNLPETTIKVWFQNRRMKDKRQRLAMSWPHPADPSFYTYMMTHAAATGSLPYPFHSHVPLHYYPHVGVTAAAAAAAASGAAAAASSPFATSIRPLDTFRALSHPYSRPELLCSFRHPGLYQTPAAAAGLNSAASAAAAAAAAAAAASSAAAAGAPPSGGSAPCSCLSCHSSQSAAAAAAAAAAALGSRGGGGGGGGGGGGGAGAAGGSDFGCSAAAPRSESGFLPYSAAVLSKTAVSPPDQRDEAPLTR, encoded by the exons ATGatggaaagaataagaaaagagatgATTCTGATGGAGAGAGGGCTGCACAGCCCCACGGCCGGCAAGCGGTTCTCCAATTTGTCCGATTCGGCTGGCAATGCTGTGCTCGAGGCCCTGGAAAATTCGCAGCACCCGGCTCGCCTCAGCCCGCGCCTGCCGTCCGCCCCCCTGCACGGCGCTCTGGGAGACCTCCCCGCCAAGGGCAAATTCGAAATAGACACTTTGTTCAACCTGCAGCACCCGGGCAGCGAGAGCACCGTCTCCTCCGAAATCGCCTCCGCCGCCGAAGGCCGTAAAAAGCCGGGTCACTATTCAGAGGCGGCCGCCGAGGCGGACATGAGCAGCGACGTGGAGGTGGGCTGCTCCGCGCTGCGCTCCCCTGGCGGCCTGGCTGCCGCGCCGCTCAAGGAAAACAATGGCAAAG GGTACGCGGAGAGCGGCTCTGCCGCGGGCACCACGACGTCTGCGTCGGGCTCTGGCCTTGGCAGCCTGcacggaggcggcggcggcggcggcggcggcggcgggggcgcggcgctgggcggctccggctccggcgcGGATCAGGTGCGGCGCTACCGCACGGCGTTCACCCGCGAGCAGATCGCGCGCCTGGAGAAGGAGTTCTACCGGGAGAACTACGTGTCGCGGCCCCGCCGGTGCGAGCTGGCCGCCGCGCTCAACCTGCCCGAAACCACCATCAAG GTGTGGTTCCAGAACCGGCGCATGAAGGACAAGCGGCAGCGCCTGGCCATGTCGTGGCCGCACCCGGCCGACCCCAGCTTCTACACCTACATGATGACGCACGCGGCCGCCACCGGGAGCCTGCCCTACCCCTTCCACTCGCACGTGCCGCTGCACTACTACCCGCACGTGGGCGTCacggccgcggccgccgcggctGCGGCCTCCGGCGCCGCGGCCGCGGCCTCGTCGCCGTTCGCCACCTCCATCCGCCCGCTGGACACCTTCCGTGCCCTCTCGCACCCCTACTCGAGGCCGGAGCTGCTGTGCAGCTTCCGCCACCCGGGCCTCTACCAGACGCCGGCGGCCGCCGCGGGGCTCAACAGCGCGGCCTCGGCCGCGGCCGctgcagcagcggcggcggctgcggcctCCTCGGCCGCGGCGGCCGGGGCGCCCCCCAGCGGCGGCTCCGCGCCCTGCTCGTGCCTCAGTTGCCACAGCAGTCAGtcggccgccgcggccgccgccgccgccgccgcggccctgggctcccggggaggtggcgggggcggcggcggcgggggcgggggcggcgcgggggccgcggggggctcGGACTTCGGCTGCAGCGCCGCGGCGCCGCGCTCCGAGAGCGGCTTCCTGCCCTACTCGGCCGCGGTGCTTAGCAAGACCGCCGTGAGCCCGCCGGACCAGAGGGACGAGGCGCCGCTCACCAGATAA
- the HOXD13 gene encoding homeobox protein Hox-D13 encodes MSRAATWDMDGLRADAGAAGAAPASSSSSSAAAAAAAAAPGQCRGFLSAPVFAGTHSGRAAAAAAAAAAAAAASGFAYPGASERAGSAAAASSSAVVAARPEAPAAKECPAPGAAAAAPPGAPALGYGYHFGNGYYSCRMSHGVGLQQNALKSSPHASLGGFPVEKYMDVSGLASSSVPANEVPARAKEVSFYQGYTSPYQHVPGYIDMVSTFGSGEPRHEAYISMEGYQSWTLANGWNSQVYCAKDQPQGSHFWKSSFPGDVALNQPDMCVYRRGRKKRVPYTKLQLKELENEYAINKFINKDKRRRISAATNLSERQVTIWFQNRRVKDKKIVSKLKDTVS; translated from the exons atGAGCCGCGCCGCGACCTGGGACATGGACGGGCTGCGGGCGGACGCCGGGGCCGCAGGGGCGgcccccgcctcctcctcctcctcctcggcggcggcggcggcggcggcggcggcgccgggcCAGTGCCGCGGCTTCCTCTCGGCGCCAGTGTTCGCCGGGACCCACTCCGGGcgagcggcggccgcggcggcggcggcggcggcggccgcggcggcctcGGGCTTCGCGTACCCCGGGGCCTCGGAGCGCGCGGGCTCCGCCGCGGCGGCGTCGTCCTCGGCCGTGGTCGCCGCGCGCCCCGAGGCTCCCGCGGCCAAAGAGTGCCCGGCGCCCGGCGCGGCCGCTGCAgcgcccccgggcgccccggccCTGGGCTACGGCTACCACTTCGGCAACGGCTACTACAGCTGCCGCATGTCGCACGGCGTGGGCTTACAGCAGAACGCCCTCAAGTCGTCGCCGCACGCCTCGCTGGGGGGCTTCCCGGTGGAGAAGTACATGGACGTGTCGGGCCTGGCCAGCAGCAGCGTCCCGGCCAACGAGGTGCCCGCGAGAGCCAAGGAGGTGTCCTTCTACCAGGGCTACACGAGCCCCTACCAGCACGTGCCGGGCTACATCGACATGGTGTCCACCTTCGGCTCCGGGGAGCCCCGGCACGAGGCGTACATCTCCATGGAGGGCTACCAGTCCTGGACGCTGGCCAACGGCTGGAACAGCCAGGTGTACTGCGCCAAGGACCAGCCGCAGGGCTCCCACTTCTGGAAATCATCCTTCCCAG GGGATGTGGCTCTAAATCAGCCAGACATGTGTGTCTACCGtcgggggaggaagaagagggtgcCCTACACCAAACTGCAGCTCAAAGAACTGGAGAACGAGTATGCCATTAACAAGTTCATTAACAAGGACAAGCGGCGGCGGATCTCGGCTGCCACGAACCTATCCGAGAGACAAGTGACCATTTGGTTTCAGAACCGAAGAGTGAAGGACAAGAAAATCGTCTCCAAGCTCAAAGACACTGTCTCTTGA